The genomic DNA TCTTCGTATCAACGGTGAGAAGATTCTGCTTCGCGGGGCCTGCGTCCACCACGACAACGGCGCGCTGGGCGCTGCTGCGATCGGGCGCGCGGAAGAGCGCCGTATCGAGCTCTTGAAGGCCGCTGGATTTAATGCGATCAGAGCGGCGCACAACCCGGTGTCCGTGGGCATGCTCGACGCGTGCGACCGGGTGGGGATGCTGGTGCTCGATGAGGCGTTCGACATGTGGACGCGTTTCAAGACGCCCTTCGACTATGCGGCCGAGTTTCCACAGTGGTGGACCGCGGACCTTGAATCGATGGTCGCGAAGGATCGCAACCACCCGAGCGTCATCATGTACTCGATTGGAAATGAGATCGCAGAGGTCGGCACGCCGCATGGCGCCCGATGGGCCCGACGCCTCGCCGAGCGCGTGCGCGCACTCGACCCGACGCGACCCGTGACGAACGGTGTCAACGCGCTGTTGGCGATCATCGACGAGGTTCCAGAGATCGTTGAACAACTGGGTGGTTTGAACGCCGCGATGGCCGACGGCAACGTTTTCAACGCGATCAGTGCAAGCAGCTCCGCAAGCGATCGCATCGAAGAGTCATCGTCGGTCCTTGACGTGCTGGGCCTCAACTACGCGGAGTCGCGGTACAGCATCGACGCCGAGGCCTTCGTGCACCGCGTGATCGTCGGCTCAGAGTCTTTCCCGTCGCAGATCGGTCGGCTGTGGCCGATGATTTGCGCCAACGACAACGTGATCGGCGACTTCTCTTGGACCGGGTGGGACTATCTCGGCGAAGTCGGCATCGGGTCTCGCACGTACGCCGGTGACAGCAATGCATCGGGCCGGCTCGAGCGGGAATTCCCGTACCTCACAGCATGGTCGGGAGACCTCGACATCACCGGGTGGCGCCGCCCAGCCTCGTACTACCGCGAGATTGTCTATGGCCTTCGAAGCGAGCCGTTCATCGCGGTGCGACGTCCGGAGCACTTCGGCGTCGAGATCGTCAATTCATCGCTGTGGGCCTGGAGCGACTCGGTGTCTTCGTGGACCTGGTCTGGATACGAACAAAAGCCGGTGACCGTTGAGGTGTACGCCTCGGCCGACGAGGTGGCTCTCCTCCGTGACGGTGACGAGATCGGTCGCGCGCGAGTCGGCGAAGTGCTGCCGATGATGGCTGTGATCGACACCGTATATCGACCGGGAACCTTGACCGCTCTGGCGTACGAGAACGGCATAGAGGTCGGGCGCACGACGCTGACGACGGCGGGCGAGGCGGTGCTCGTCGCGCGCGCCGATCGCGCACGACTACGAAACGACGATGCAGACCTTTCCCATGTGGAGATCGAGTTTCGAGACGCCGACGGCAGGCTCGTGACAGATGCTGACCGCGAGGTTTCGGTCACGGTGTCGGGCGCTGCGGCTCTCGCGGGTATGAGCAGCGCGAACCCTGCGACGACCGAGCGCTTCGACTCGCACACCTGGCGCACCTTCGACGGGCGCGCCCTCGCAGTCGTGAGACCTAGCGCTATCGGAAATGCCACCGTCACGGTGTCGTCCGAGGGCTATGCCGACGTCGTGCTGAACCTTCAGGTGGAAACTGCTGAAGCCGAGCGTTAGATCTCGGCGAGCGTGATCATGCTGAGATGGCGCCGAAGATGGGCGACGACGTCGACAGCGTCGGGATCGATCATCCACTGCATCTGGATGCCATCCCAGAGCCCCAGCGTGGACGCCGCAGCGTACTCAGCTGTGATTCCGGGGGCGAGCAGACCGGCTGCCTCCAGACGTGCGAAGGCCCTTCGGAACTGCTCTCTGACGCGCTCATACCGAGCGACGAAGTATTCGTGCGTCGGATGTCCCGGTGTCGCTGATTCGGCAGCAAGCAGCGTATATAGCCCGATAATTCCAGGGACGTCCTGATTGTTTTGAGCGATGAGGAGAAAGGCTTTGGGAAGATCTGCAGGATCGGCGGCAGCGCCGACCGCGGTGCCAGCTACTTCGTCGGAGACTTTGTCGCGCTCATCGAGCACTGCTTGAAGAAGCGCATCCTTCGTAGGGAAATAGTGAAGGAGCGACGTCGGATTCATGCCGACGACCGCGGCGATTTCTTTCAGTGATCCTGCTCGGTATCCATTGACGCCGAAAACCTGTGTCGCCGCAGCGAGAATCTCGCGGCGACGCCCATCAGACTTTGCGTAGGGGCCACGCCGTTTCCGTGGAGAAGTCGTGCTGTTTTCGACCATGCTCATTTGAGAGTACCGCGACCCGCGCAGCACGCTTCCTACGCGAGAATCGAGTTATGCCAACTCCAGATTTTGACGCCATCACCGAGTCTGAACTCAGAGCCAACGGAAGTATGAAATGGACGATGTTTCCCGACTCCATTGGCGCCTTCGTCGCCGAGATGGATTTCGGCATGGCGCCGGCGGTGGGGAGTGCAGTCAAAGACGCGATTGTTCGTGGCGTCACCGGCTACCTTCCCGCGCAGCTTGCGAACGAGCTTTCCGCGGCGACGGCCTCTTGGTACAAGAGTCACTACGGCTGGAGTGTTCCGGCCGACCGGGTGCATCACGTTCCCGACGTGATTGCAGCATTCGAGCTTGCTATCAAGAATTTCACGGAGCCTGGCTCCGCGGTGATCGTTCCGACGCCGGCTTACATGCCCTTTTTGCTGGTACCTCCGATGCTCGGACGCGAAGTGATCGAAGTGCCGAGCATCAGCGTCGACGGGCGCATGGTCATGGATCTCGAAGGAATTGCGCGGGCCTTCGATGACGGCGCGGGGCTCCTCGTTCTCTGCAACCCGCACAACCCCCTCGGCACGGTTTTCACGCGTGACGAACTGCTCGCCACCTCCGCCGTCGTGCATGACAAGGGTGGTCGGGTGTTCTCAGACGAGATTCACGCGCCGCTTGTGTACGCTGGCGCGCACCACGTGCCATACGCATCCGTCTCAGCGGATGCCGCAGCGCACACGCTGACGGCCGCTTCAGCCTCTAAAGCGTGGAACCTTGCGGGGTTGAAATGTGCGCAGGTGATCCTGTCGAATGACGCTGATGCCGCAGTGTGGGAAGAGCTCGGCTTCTGGGCAGGGCACGGCACCTCGACGCTGGGGGTCCTGGCCAACACTGCCGCGTACTCCGCCGGCGGAGAATGGCTCGACACTGTCGTTGCCTACCTCGACGGCAACCGCACGCTTCTCGCTGAGTTGGTCGCAGAGCACCTGCCGCGAGCGAAAATGACACTGCCGGAGGGTACCTATATCGCGCTGATCGATTTTCGCGACTACGGTCTGGAGGGCGATCTCGGGGAGTGGTTCCGAGAGAACGCGCAGGTGGCGATGACCGACGGAGCATCGTGCGGCCAAGCCGCGATCGGGCACACGCGCTTTGTCTTCGCACTTCCGCGCCCGCTGATGCGTCAGGCCATCGAGCAGATGGGCGCCGCGCTCAAGAAATACTGACGGTGTGACTCAGATCGTCCATCGGTAGCGAATCTGCAACAGCGGTGACTTCCACGCTGACGAGATCGGCGCGTCCAGAGATCACGTTGAGAAACGCCGTGTCGGCGGCATCCCTGCCGGTTGCTATGCGCACGAGGCTCGAGCGGGGTGCGAGGGTGGTCGCGTCAACGACGCACCATTTCCCCTCAACCCATGCCTCAGCGACGGCGTGAAAATCCATGGGACTGAGACCTGGCGCGTATACCGCGACGAGCCGTGCCGGTACCCCGAGCGAACGCAAGAGCGCGACGCACAGGTGAGAGTAGTCACGGCACACGCCTTTGCGGGCAAGCAGCGTGCGGACCGCGCCGTCCGTGGGAAGCGACGAGCCGGACACGTACGCGAGGCGTGTGCCCACCCACGATGAGACCGCGGTGAGAAGCTCTCGGTGGTCGGAAATCCCCGAGAACTCAGCGGCAGCAGTGGGCGCGAGGGCATCTGACTCCGAGTAGCGGCTCGGCCGAACATATGTGAGCAGGTCGGTATCGCTCGCGGCAGCGGGCTCGCCTGAGCCTTCGATGATCGCACTGTAGTCGACGACGAGTTCGCCGATGCCGGCGAGCACGCGGTGCAGGCGAGTCTCGTGAGCGTCGCTGAGCTCTGTGACCGGAAGCGCGCTTCCGTCAAGCGTTGCGATGAATGCTTCGCTCTTGGGAGTGGAATGACCCGACACCGCGATGGTGAAAACGAGATCGGCGGGGGCGGTGATCGACAAGACGATACGGCTTGAGACTTCCCTCTTCATGCGCTCATCATGTCAGAGGAGCGTGGTTCACGTCTGCTGTCGCAGATATCAGCGAAGCGGCGGATAGCTCGGAATCCGATTCGGCTTTGAGTGCCCCGGTGTTCGCTCAGACCATTCACGCAGCTCCGCGAGCACATCGTCCAGTGTGAGGTAACGAGTGCCCAAAGGTACGCGTGAACACCACGACACGATCACCGAATCTTCGTCAGCGATCTCGGTGATGTACGCGAGAACGTCGTTGTCGATGTTCGATCGTCGGTCCAACAGCGTCCACTGTCGGTCATCAACTCGCTCTAGAACGAATCGTTCGTCGTCGTCACTTCCGGCTCGTCGCCAGTTGTTGCCACGGAACGTATCGTATGTCGTGCCGCCGCCTGCCATCTCGATCATCCCCTTTGATTCCGGGCCCCATCCCATTTGCGCAACTCTTCGCCGTTTTTTCGTTCGGCGATAGGGCATTGACTTACCGCGGCGACGTGCTACTCGACCCGTTCTCGATGATGTTCGCCCGCAGCTCAGCACTGTCTTGGACCGGGTGCCCGTCGGGGATGCCGAAAACGGCAATTCCTTTCGACGCAAAACAAGAGAACGAGTGCGGCGTGAAAGCCCTACGTCTTCGTGAAGCTCCACGACGGTGAATCCCGCGAGCTCGCCTGTTACGCGGTACCGTCGCAGTCATGACGGAGAGTTCAGGGCATCGTGACGACGACGTTGATCTGCTCATCGATGTGTGGTCGCGCCTGCTCCCCGACGTAGACCTCACGCCGCTCGACGTCATGTCGCGGTTGCGTCGCGCATCCCACCGACTTGCGGTTTTGCGAGCGCGTGCTTTTGCATCGGCAGAGCTCCGCTCGTGGGAGTTCGACGTGTTGGCGGCGCTTCGGCGCGACGAGCACGGTGAACTGAGTCCGTCGCAGCTCATCGAAGCCACGATGATCGGAAGCGCGGCAATGACGACGCGACTAGACAAGCTCTCTGGCCGAGGTCTCATCGTTCGACGGCCGAGTCCTCGAGATGGCAGGGGAGTGCTTGTCACCATAACGACCGAGGGCGCAGATCGTGTTGACGGCGCGATGCGGGAGCTCGCAAGAACAGAGGCCGAAGCGCTCTCGGGAGTGAGCCGATCTGACCAAGCGACGCTGGCGCGAGTTCTTCGAATGCTGAGCTAGCTCATCTTCGAATCGGCCAAACTAGTCAGGCAGCCTAACTATAATGGGCAGCGGACGAGCTCAGACTTAACCAGATCGAGGCGATATGACCACGACAGATGACATGACCGCGTTGGATGCCGCAGCGCGCGCGGTCGAGCGGCTGCGGCTGTCCGAGTCGCGATTGGCTCGCCGCAGGCAAACCGATTGCGGACCCAGCGAGAACGCGCGTGCCGCAATGCGATTCGTGCTGGAACGCACTGACGCGGGCGAGGAAGTCACTCCGACGTCGATTGCCGAGTTCCTTGGCGTTTCGACGGCGTCGGTCACCGGGATGCTGGACCGGTTGCATGCAGGCCGGATGGTTGCTTTTGCGCCGAATCCGCGTGATAGGCGTAGCAAGCTGGTGGTTCCGTTCGATCGCGGGGCTGACCCCGACGACATCGACCCGTTGACGGCTCAGATTCGCAAAATGGCGAGGTTGCTCTCCGATTCGGAAGCGAAAAAGGTCTCTCAGTTTCTCACTGAGGTGGCCGATGCCGTCGACCGCGAGTGCACCTAGCGGGACGGTTCTTTCTCGCCCGCCTCAGGCTCGGGGAGAAGAGTGAGGCCATGAGAGCTGCTCGCTTCGTGCATGAGTGCGTCGATCCAGTGGCGATTCATCGCGGGTGGTCGACTGCCGTAGAAGTGGAAGACGATAGCGATCGCTGGATGTATCCATACGGTACGTGAGCCGCTGCCGTCTCCGATGGCTACGTGAAACATGAATGGCTCTGCACGCCGCAGCTTGTTCATGAAGACCACGCGAAGGTGGGCAAGAGCTCGGTCTTCGATGTCGAACGACTGGCCCGACGATGTGTAAATCAGTTTTCCCACGAAGAGAGACTACACGCGCATGAGGGTTAACTATGTGCACAACGGGGTCACTAGCCGAACATGGGCCGCCAGCGAGCGACATCTGCCATGAGTCCGTCGAATACTTCCACGGTTTGGGGTGACTCCTGGGGTTTGTCGATGCGGTAATTGTTCGGCAGGTCGTCGACGATCTGCCCCGCCCTGGGTCCGCCGTGCAATACGTACACCATCCGAGGAACCTATCGACCCCGCACGCATCGCGGGTGGGGGTTGAAATGGGTGACATTTCGTGTTCAGTTTTCGGGGGGAGACGAATTGTTAATAACTAGCTAAACTAGAAGTTAGTTAATTCCAGAGATCGGAGCCTAGATGGGTTCGTTGTACTACGGCAGCACTGAGGCTCCCATTCACTTTCCTGACCGCCTTCTTGCTCATCTGAAGGTGGTTGTCGCGACAAAACTTCGTCGCGGCGAGAGCTTCACTCTGTCGTGGCGACACACCGACGCGTCGCCGGGTGGCAGAAGCACGATCTGGATTCAGCCGTCGATCGCACTTCGTTTTGTTTTCGAAAGTGTTGAAGCTGAGCAACTGAACGCGGCGTTCTTGCAAGAACTGGCGGTATCCGCGAACTCCTCGGGCGGATTGTCTATCAACATGGATCAGCTGATACCCGATTCCGTCGATCGCCCCCGACGCCTGTCTGCGGCTGCCGTCGCATAGGAAGCGTGCTTGTCAGGCGTTGATTAGCCCAGACGAGAGTGGTCGCCGAGGCGATGCCAGGTGCGGTTGTGGTAAACCAGCGCGTCCCCGTGATCGCCCGGCTCGACGTCGCGAGCGATGCTGGCCTGAAGAGCGTGAGCCGCGATCACTGTGGAGCCACCGGCATCCATTCGATCGATCACACTGCATCGAACCCACGCGCGCACGCCGTGGTAAACGGGCTCACCTGATGTGAGGCGAGACCACGCCGTAGTGTCGGCGAACCGGTCGATGCCGCTGGTTGCAGCAAGACGCGCTACATCGACGTCGGCGGCGTCCAACAGGTGCACGACGATGGTCTTCGCGGCCGAAATCGTCGGTGCTGCCGAAGACTGCGACGAAATCGAGAAGATCAACAGCGGGGGATCAGCGCTGACTGACGAAACGGACGTCGCGGTCAAGGCGACCGGGCCGTTTCCGGCATCGGCCGTGATGACGGCGACACCACCGGGGTGACCGCGGAACACTGCCTTGAACTCATCGGCACTGAGCGACCCAGTGAGAGAAGCGGATGCCGACAGGCCCTCGTCGTCGGATGCCGCGGCGTGTGTGAACTGAGCCATACACACAACTTTAGTGGTCAGATGTGTGCCACGCGCCGATGTGTCTTCAGTGTGGACTGGCCGAATGCGTACGAACCGGCTACGCTCACACCCGTGCTGATCTGTCGTTGTTGTCGCTGAGTGGCTTCGCCCTCCCTCTAACCGACATCAGCCATGCGCGCACTCTTTCGCGCCACACCCCTCAGGACACCTCTTGCGATACGCGCAAAACGTCACCGACCTCGTCGGAAACACACCTCTCGTACGGCTGAACCGTGTGACAGCTGGCATAAGTGCCACAGTTCTCGCCAAGGTCGAGTACTTCAACCCGGGTGGCTCGTCGAAAGACCGCATCGCCGCCAATATTCTCGACGCCGCCGAAGAAGATGGCCTGCTGCTGCCGGGCGGAACGATTGTCGAACCGACGAGCGGCAACACCGGGGTTGGCCTCGCTCTCGTCGCGCAACAACGGGGGTACCGCTGCGTTTTCGTTGTGCCCGACAAGGTCGCGGAAGACAAGCGGGCAGTGCTTCGGGCATACGGCGCTGAAGTCATCGTCACGCCGACATCGGTTGAACCCGACGATCCACGTTCTTATTACAGCGTCTCTGACAGCCTCGCCCAATCGATTCCCGGCGCGTTCAAGCCCAATCAATACGGCAATCTGCAGGGCCCACGCAGCCACTTCGAGTCGACCGGGCCCGAGATCTGGCGCGACACCGACGGAAAGGTCACCCACTTCGTGGCCGGAGTCGGTACCGGCGGCACGATAAGCGGAGCGGGCGGATACCTGAAGAAGGTTTCGGACGGCGCAGTTCGGATCGTCGGCGCCGATCCCGTGGGATCGATCTACTCGGGCGGCCCGATTCACACCTACGACGTCGAAGGCGTCGGCGAGGATTTCTGGCCCGAGGCGTACAACCGTCGCATCGTCGATCAGTTTCACCGGGTCGGCGACGGTGAGTCTTTTGCGATGACGCGTCGGCTCGCGCGTGAAGAGGGACTACTCGTTGGAGGCTCGAGCGGTATGGCGGTAGTCGCGGCGCTTCGTGAGGCCCGTGAGCTGCCAGCGGAAGCCGTGGTTGTCGTGCTACTGCCCGATCACGGCCGGGGCTACCTCAGCAAAATCTTCGACGACGCGTGGATGAATGCACGCGGCTATGACAGTGACACTCAATCAACAGCAACGGCAAGGACTCACTCATGACCGAAGCAGCAGCATCCGCAGCCCGAGGCTTCGAAAGCCTCGCAGTCCATGCCGGGCAAGCATTCGACCCTACGACGGGCGCCGTGATTCCGCCGGTGCATTTTTCTACGACGTATGCGCAGGATGGCATCGGTGGTCTTCGCGGGGGGTACGAATACGGGCGTAGCGGTAACCCGACGCGTACGGCTCTCGAGTCGCAGCTCGCAGCGATCGAAGGAGGCGCACACGCTCTTTCGTTTGCTTCCGGTCTCGCTGCCGAGGATGCTCTACTGCGGGCTGTACTGCGACCGGGCGACGAAGTGCTCCTCGGAAACGACGTCTACGGTGGCACATATCGCCTCATTGCGCGGGTGTTCGCTCCGTGGGGCGTTGGTCTTCGCGTCGTGGACATGAGCAACCTCGAAGCGGTTCGTGCCGCCCTCGAAGAGCGCCCAGCAAGAGTCCTCTGGGTGGAAACGCCGAGCAACCCATTGCTGCGCATCACCGATATCGCGGGCCTTGCCGATCTCGGTCACGCCGCCGGGGCCGTAGTGGTCGTTGACAACACGTTCGCCTCACCGGCGCTGCAGCAGCCGCTGGCGCTCGGCGCCGATGTTGTTGTGCACTCGACGACGAAGTACCTGGGTGGCCACTCCGACGTGGTCGGCGGAGCCCTCGTCATCAACGATGACGATCTTGCGGAACAGGCCAAGTTCCTGCAGTTCGCCGCGGGTGCTGTTTCTGGACCGATGGATGCCTGGCTCACGACGCGCGGAATAAAGACGCTGGCGGTCCGGATGCAGCGACACAGTGAGAACGGTGGAGCCGTTGCATCGTTCCTCGAGTCGCATAGGCGCGTTGCTCGGGTTTACTACCCCGGGCTCGAATCCCACCCTGGACATGAACTCGCAGCGCGCCAGATGACGGGCTTTGGTGGGATTGTCTCGCTCGCGCTCGTCGACGGCGCAGCGGCTCGGAAGTTCGCCGAGTCGACGCAGCTGTTCACGCTCGCTGAATCACTCGGCGGCGTCGAGTCCCTTCTGAACTACCCGGACGCGATGACCCATGCGTCGGTGCGTGGCACCGAGCTCGCCGTTCCGGAAGAGGTTGTCCGCCTGTCTGTCGGCATCGAGAACATCGATGACCTGATCGCTGACCTCGACCAGGCGCTCGCCCTGCTCTGAACCAAAGAAAACTGGGGGCCACGGTGGTGAGATCATCACGGTCATGGCCCCCAGCATCCGGGGTATGTCGGGTGGACTGAGGATTAGTCCTCGACGACGGTTACTGTCACTTCGATATTGCCGCGGGTCGCGTTGGAGTACGGGCACACCTGGTGTGCTGCGTCGGCGAGCGCCTGTGCTTTGTCGTGCTCCATCTCGGGGATGACAACCTCGAGCTGAACGGCGAGCTGGAATCCACCTTCGCCGTTCGGGCCGATCTGTACGCGCGACCCGACGCTCGTGTCGTTCAGCGTGACTTTCTGCGCGCGAGCAACCGACTGCAGTGCGCTGTGGAAGCATGCGGCGTAACCAGCAGCGAAGTAGAGCTCGGGGTTGGGGGCGCCGCCCTCGCCACCCATCTCCTTAGGGACGCGCACGTCGGAGTTGATGATGCCGTCGACCGTCGCGACGTGGCCGTTGCGGCCTCCGCCGGTTGCGAGTGCTTCTGCGGTGTAAAGAACGTCCATGGTTCTGCCTTTCGGTTGGAGATACGTCAGGAAATAGGAAGTGAGTGGGGTTGGCGCATGCTCTTGCTGTAACTCTGCAGCGCTTCCAAAAGTGCGGTCGCGGCGGCTGGAGTGAGATTCATGCACGCCAGTGCCTGAGAGGGAAGTTCGCGCATTTCGCTCCGGAGCTCCCGGCCGCGGTCAGTGAGAGAGACCGTGACAATTCGCTCGTCGGGAGCTTCACGTGTGCGTGTGACGAGGCCGGCTGAGTCAAGTCGGCGCAGTAGCGGCGAGAGCGTGCCCGAGTCGAGATCGAGCGCTTCGCCGAGTGCGCCCACCGAAAGAGGCCCTTCTGACCAGAGACTTACGAGCACGAGGTACTGCGGATACGTGAGATCCCACGGCTTGAGAAGGCTGCGGTACGCCTGGGTTGTCGCGCGACTAGCGGAGTACAGCGAAAAGCACACCATTTTGTCGACCGCGTTCATTCCAAAAGTATTGCACCCAACTAAATTGCGCACAACTCATTGAGCCGATGCATTGCCTTTTCACACTCGCCGAGGGGTCGCAACACGCCGCGATATCCCGCATCGGC from Microbacterium endophyticum includes the following:
- a CDS encoding glycoside hydrolase family 2 TIM barrel-domain containing protein, encoding MTAYPFNDDWTYRQPIGPFAGAFGEAKANTAVRLPHDALRDEERRADAPGRGAGAYFPRGAFTYLKEFEVPREWVGRLVRLEIQGAFRRAQIFINEEFAGNRADGYARFFVDLTPYLVFGKKNALRIEVRAGEDSRWYSGAGLHRPVVLHVDEPVHVVPDGLSISTVRVEDDQAVVDIATTVANAGMTTQTVRVRTEITDAAASIVEGDNTPVTLAPGEKSIVRQRFYVSEPELWSPDHPSLYTAEVSIEGRESRVRSSFGIRTVTVDPRKGLRINGEKILLRGACVHHDNGALGAAAIGRAEERRIELLKAAGFNAIRAAHNPVSVGMLDACDRVGMLVLDEAFDMWTRFKTPFDYAAEFPQWWTADLESMVAKDRNHPSVIMYSIGNEIAEVGTPHGARWARRLAERVRALDPTRPVTNGVNALLAIIDEVPEIVEQLGGLNAAMADGNVFNAISASSSASDRIEESSSVLDVLGLNYAESRYSIDAEAFVHRVIVGSESFPSQIGRLWPMICANDNVIGDFSWTGWDYLGEVGIGSRTYAGDSNASGRLEREFPYLTAWSGDLDITGWRRPASYYREIVYGLRSEPFIAVRRPEHFGVEIVNSSLWAWSDSVSSWTWSGYEQKPVTVEVYASADEVALLRDGDEIGRARVGEVLPMMAVIDTVYRPGTLTALAYENGIEVGRTTLTTAGEAVLVARADRARLRNDDADLSHVEIEFRDADGRLVTDADREVSVTVSGAAALAGMSSANPATTERFDSHTWRTFDGRALAVVRPSAIGNATVTVSSEGYADVVLNLQVETAEAER
- a CDS encoding TetR/AcrR family transcriptional regulator; its protein translation is MVENSTTSPRKRRGPYAKSDGRRREILAAATQVFGVNGYRAGSLKEIAAVVGMNPTSLLHYFPTKDALLQAVLDERDKVSDEVAGTAVGAAADPADLPKAFLLIAQNNQDVPGIIGLYTLLAAESATPGHPTHEYFVARYERVREQFRRAFARLEAAGLLAPGITAEYAAASTLGLWDGIQMQWMIDPDAVDVVAHLRRHLSMITLAEI
- a CDS encoding MalY/PatB family protein; this translates as MPTPDFDAITESELRANGSMKWTMFPDSIGAFVAEMDFGMAPAVGSAVKDAIVRGVTGYLPAQLANELSAATASWYKSHYGWSVPADRVHHVPDVIAAFELAIKNFTEPGSAVIVPTPAYMPFLLVPPMLGREVIEVPSISVDGRMVMDLEGIARAFDDGAGLLVLCNPHNPLGTVFTRDELLATSAVVHDKGGRVFSDEIHAPLVYAGAHHVPYASVSADAAAHTLTAASASKAWNLAGLKCAQVILSNDADAAVWEELGFWAGHGTSTLGVLANTAAYSAGGEWLDTVVAYLDGNRTLLAELVAEHLPRAKMTLPEGTYIALIDFRDYGLEGDLGEWFRENAQVAMTDGASCGQAAIGHTRFVFALPRPLMRQAIEQMGAALKKY
- a CDS encoding transglutaminase-like domain-containing protein, whose translation is MKREVSSRIVLSITAPADLVFTIAVSGHSTPKSEAFIATLDGSALPVTELSDAHETRLHRVLAGIGELVVDYSAIIEGSGEPAAASDTDLLTYVRPSRYSESDALAPTAAAEFSGISDHRELLTAVSSWVGTRLAYVSGSSLPTDGAVRTLLARKGVCRDYSHLCVALLRSLGVPARLVAVYAPGLSPMDFHAVAEAWVEGKWCVVDATTLAPRSSLVRIATGRDAADTAFLNVISGRADLVSVEVTAVADSLPMDDLSHTVSIS
- a CDS encoding MarR family winged helix-turn-helix transcriptional regulator, which codes for MTESSGHRDDDVDLLIDVWSRLLPDVDLTPLDVMSRLRRASHRLAVLRARAFASAELRSWEFDVLAALRRDEHGELSPSQLIEATMIGSAAMTTRLDKLSGRGLIVRRPSPRDGRGVLVTITTEGADRVDGAMRELARTEAEALSGVSRSDQATLARVLRMLS
- a CDS encoding MarR family transcriptional regulator, whose protein sequence is MTTTDDMTALDAAARAVERLRLSESRLARRRQTDCGPSENARAAMRFVLERTDAGEEVTPTSIAEFLGVSTASVTGMLDRLHAGRMVAFAPNPRDRRSKLVVPFDRGADPDDIDPLTAQIRKMARLLSDSEAKKVSQFLTEVADAVDRECT
- a CDS encoding ATP-dependent DNA ligase: MGKLIYTSSGQSFDIEDRALAHLRVVFMNKLRRAEPFMFHVAIGDGSGSRTVWIHPAIAIVFHFYGSRPPAMNRHWIDALMHEASSSHGLTLLPEPEAGEKEPSR
- a CDS encoding flavin reductase family protein, producing MAQFTHAAASDDEGLSASASLTGSLSADEFKAVFRGHPGGVAVITADAGNGPVALTATSVSSVSADPPLLIFSISSQSSAAPTISAAKTIVVHLLDAADVDVARLAATSGIDRFADTTAWSRLTSGEPVYHGVRAWVRCSVIDRMDAGGSTVIAAHALQASIARDVEPGDHGDALVYHNRTWHRLGDHSRLG
- a CDS encoding pyridoxal-phosphate dependent enzyme; its protein translation is MRYAQNVTDLVGNTPLVRLNRVTAGISATVLAKVEYFNPGGSSKDRIAANILDAAEEDGLLLPGGTIVEPTSGNTGVGLALVAQQRGYRCVFVVPDKVAEDKRAVLRAYGAEVIVTPTSVEPDDPRSYYSVSDSLAQSIPGAFKPNQYGNLQGPRSHFESTGPEIWRDTDGKVTHFVAGVGTGGTISGAGGYLKKVSDGAVRIVGADPVGSIYSGGPIHTYDVEGVGEDFWPEAYNRRIVDQFHRVGDGESFAMTRRLAREEGLLVGGSSGMAVVAALREARELPAEAVVVVLLPDHGRGYLSKIFDDAWMNARGYDSDTQSTATARTHS
- a CDS encoding cystathionine gamma-synthase, yielding MTEAAASAARGFESLAVHAGQAFDPTTGAVIPPVHFSTTYAQDGIGGLRGGYEYGRSGNPTRTALESQLAAIEGGAHALSFASGLAAEDALLRAVLRPGDEVLLGNDVYGGTYRLIARVFAPWGVGLRVVDMSNLEAVRAALEERPARVLWVETPSNPLLRITDIAGLADLGHAAGAVVVVDNTFASPALQQPLALGADVVVHSTTKYLGGHSDVVGGALVINDDDLAEQAKFLQFAAGAVSGPMDAWLTTRGIKTLAVRMQRHSENGGAVASFLESHRRVARVYYPGLESHPGHELAARQMTGFGGIVSLALVDGAAARKFAESTQLFTLAESLGGVESLLNYPDAMTHASVRGTELAVPEEVVRLSVGIENIDDLIADLDQALALL
- a CDS encoding organic hydroperoxide resistance protein, which codes for MDVLYTAEALATGGGRNGHVATVDGIINSDVRVPKEMGGEGGAPNPELYFAAGYAACFHSALQSVARAQKVTLNDTSVGSRVQIGPNGEGGFQLAVQLEVVIPEMEHDKAQALADAAHQVCPYSNATRGNIEVTVTVVED
- a CDS encoding MarR family winged helix-turn-helix transcriptional regulator — its product is MNAVDKMVCFSLYSASRATTQAYRSLLKPWDLTYPQYLVLVSLWSEGPLSVGALGEALDLDSGTLSPLLRRLDSAGLVTRTREAPDERIVTVSLTDRGRELRSEMRELPSQALACMNLTPAAATALLEALQSYSKSMRQPHSLPIS